Proteins co-encoded in one Papaver somniferum cultivar HN1 chromosome 5, ASM357369v1, whole genome shotgun sequence genomic window:
- the LOC113277560 gene encoding uncharacterized protein LOC113277560: MEPRANWPQSHSNYHGQNSTSILQNDGMVSIPPNFGNTSALQQQQLNYSFNLILERSYCDSQKPIFLDSSSTHGRIDGGSSSFGAAQIGNCVDSFGRSLRDLDQTYAHLGGMNYFPMGTSQGNPQGMLQNTASPYPAVPTLYPSYTPTEQPSKVQPKSAKCGVTPHSNGVSGSSRYTGCESKCEYCGKNAPLVDYFLKRTVESFRDQHPKLCKKLDKLCWHLRKCTIRGVTAQSTSILLTVHLMVSSNFRFLKR, from the exons ATGG AACCTAGGGCTAATTGGCCGCAATCACACTCTAATTACCATGGTCAAAATAGCACGAGTATATTGCAGAATGATGGCATGGTTTCTATTCCTCCTAATTTTGGAAACACATCAGCATTGCAACAACAGCAACTAAACTATTCAttcaacctaattttggaaagatcTTATTGTGATTCTCAGAAGCCCATATTTCTTGATAGTAGTAGTACTCATGGGAGGATTGATGGTGGGAGTAGTAGTTTTGGAGCAGCACAAATTGGAAATTGTGTAGATTCTTTTGGAAGGTCATTGCGGGATCTCGATCAGACATATGCGCACCTAG GTGGAATGAACTACTTCCCAATGGGGACTTCTCAGGGGAACCCCCAAGGCATGCTTCAAAATACTGCTTCTCCATATCCCGCTGTTCCAACTCTGTATCCGTCGTATACGCCAACTGAACAACCATCTAAGGTTCAACCCAAGTCAGCAAAATGTGGTGTTACCCCTCATTCAAATGGAGTTTCTGGGTCTTCCCGGTACACAGGGTGCGAGTCCAAATGTGAATATTGTGGTAAAAATGCACCTCTAGTTGATTATTTCTTGAAGAGGACTGTGGAATCATTCAGAGACCAACATCCCAAATTATGTAAGAAACTGGACAAATTATGTTGGCATTTGAGGAAATGCACAATCAGAGGTGTGACTGCTCAAAGTACCAGCATTCTGTTGACTGTTCACTTGATGGTTTCAAGTAACTTCAGATTTCTCAAAAGATAG